One window from the genome of Pseudanabaena yagii GIHE-NHR1 encodes:
- a CDS encoding SDR family oxidoreductase, whose translation MQNKVVVVVGATGGIGSALVPKLAEAGAKLVLVARDIHKLEELVNNLEDDYDAEAIAIPTDITKYAQVEGMVRQAIAQFGQIDVLVNAAGAGILKQFNRIEPQELDYLLDLNLKGNFYTSQLVANAMKDRKIGHICNVIGILGKHPMAMAAAYCASKFGAVGFSKCMADELRRFGIKVTLFYFGGIDSPFWDNVSLKVDRSKMLTPETAANAIMFALSADPQAVPMEINIQPESHLFF comes from the coding sequence ATGCAAAACAAAGTTGTTGTCGTTGTCGGTGCAACAGGTGGGATTGGTTCAGCGCTTGTACCGAAATTAGCAGAAGCAGGTGCAAAATTAGTTCTCGTAGCCAGAGATATCCATAAATTAGAGGAACTCGTTAACAATCTCGAAGATGATTACGATGCTGAAGCGATCGCTATTCCTACAGATATTACGAAATATGCTCAAGTTGAAGGAATGGTGCGACAGGCGATCGCGCAGTTTGGACAGATTGATGTCTTAGTTAATGCCGCAGGTGCAGGTATTCTCAAACAATTCAATCGCATTGAGCCACAGGAACTTGATTACCTACTCGATCTCAATCTCAAAGGGAATTTTTATACGAGTCAGTTAGTTGCTAATGCGATGAAGGATCGCAAGATTGGACATATCTGTAATGTGATTGGCATTTTGGGTAAACATCCGATGGCAATGGCAGCCGCCTATTGTGCTTCTAAATTTGGAGCCGTTGGCTTTAGCAAATGTATGGCGGATGAGTTACGTCGCTTTGGAATTAAGGTAACTCTGTTTTATTTTGGGGGAATTGATTCGCCATTTTGGGATAATGTCAGTCTCAAAGTCGATCGCAGCAAAATGCTGACTCCCGAAACTGCGGCAAATGCAATTATGTTTGCCCTCTCGGCAGATCCTCAAGCTGTACCGATGGAAATCAATATTCAACCTGAAAGTCATTTATTCTTTTAA
- a CDS encoding dienelactone hydrolase family protein, with amino-acid sequence MSKLTRREFIAVSSLTAGFAIAVQPISAKVITTTSKGLIAGEVKIPVSDGTIPAYRAQPARGKNFPVILVIQEIFGVHAHIQDVCRRLAKLGYLAIAPELFYRQGDVSKLADIAQIRPIVSKVPDAQVFADLDATVEWAAKSAQGDIQKLGITGFCWGGRITWLYAAHNPKVKAGVAWYGKLVGESTELTPKHPIDIAKNLQVPILGLYGGKDTGIPLETVEQMREQLKGCSVTSEIVVYPEAPHAFNADYRPSYRQKEAEDGWKRLKAWFKKNGV; translated from the coding sequence ATGTCAAAACTTACAAGGCGCGAGTTTATCGCCGTTAGTAGCCTAACTGCTGGATTTGCGATCGCTGTTCAGCCCATTTCCGCGAAAGTAATTACCACCACTAGTAAGGGGCTAATTGCAGGAGAAGTGAAAATCCCTGTCAGTGATGGCACGATTCCCGCCTATCGAGCACAACCCGCCAGAGGAAAAAATTTCCCCGTAATTTTAGTAATCCAAGAAATTTTTGGTGTTCATGCTCATATTCAAGATGTATGTCGTCGTCTAGCCAAATTAGGATATTTAGCGATCGCCCCCGAATTGTTTTATCGCCAAGGCGACGTATCAAAACTCGCCGATATTGCTCAAATTAGACCGATTGTGAGCAAGGTTCCTGATGCTCAGGTATTTGCTGACCTTGACGCAACCGTAGAATGGGCAGCCAAATCTGCACAGGGCGATATTCAAAAGTTGGGGATTACAGGATTCTGCTGGGGTGGCAGGATTACATGGCTCTATGCAGCCCATAATCCTAAGGTCAAGGCTGGTGTAGCTTGGTATGGCAAACTGGTGGGTGAATCGACAGAACTCACACCAAAGCATCCGATTGATATCGCCAAAAATTTACAAGTGCCAATTTTAGGACTTTATGGTGGTAAGGATACAGGTATTCCCCTAGAGACAGTTGAGCAAATGCGCGAGCAACTTAAGGGTTGCAGTGTTACCTCCGAAATCGTTGTCTATCCTGAAGCTCCCCATGCTTTTAATGCTGATTATCGCCCCTCCTACCGCCAAAAAGAAGCCGAAGATGGCTGGAAACGATTGAAAGCTTGGTTTAAGAAAAACGGAGTTTAA
- the gpmI gene encoding 2,3-bisphosphoglycerate-independent phosphoglycerate mutase — MQTGSVSPLVLIILDGWGYREETEGNAIAAANTPVIDSLWSTYPKTLLQASGKDVGLPKGQMGNSEVGHLNIGAGRVVPQELVRISDAVDDGSLLANPALVNVCDQVKANNGKLHLIGLCSDGGVHSHIEHLLGLIDLAKAQGIQDVCIHAITDGRDTLPQSGINFIKLLQAYLHKTGTGRIVTISGRYFVMDRDKRWDRVQKAYEVLTNDQITTELTSAVDVLAAAYQEKITDEFLPPTRIAHGAVAAGDGVICFNFRPDRSREITQAFVSPNFTGFERERIEPLAYATFTQYDSSLSIPVAFLPQNLTNLLGPVVASHGLKQLRLAETEKYAHVTYFFDGGMEEASEGDDRILVNSPRVSTYDQEPAMSATEVTRIASEAIAKRIYSLIVINYANPDMVGHTGNFEATIKALEHVDRCLGNLLSSIANAGGTALITADHGNAECMWDEDGNPWTAHSSNPVPFILVEGEGRKIHGHGADVKLKPTGGRLADIAPTILEILQIPKPPEMTGLSLLEPANYEVKKLKTPVKIGK; from the coding sequence ATGCAAACGGGGTCTGTTTCTCCACTGGTTCTGATCATTTTGGACGGCTGGGGATATAGAGAAGAAACCGAGGGCAATGCGATCGCCGCAGCAAATACTCCTGTCATAGATAGTCTGTGGAGTACTTACCCCAAAACTCTCCTCCAAGCCTCTGGCAAGGATGTCGGCTTACCCAAAGGTCAAATGGGCAACTCAGAAGTTGGTCATTTGAATATTGGCGCAGGTCGAGTCGTCCCCCAAGAATTAGTTAGAATTTCTGATGCTGTAGATGATGGCTCACTATTAGCCAATCCTGCACTAGTCAATGTTTGCGACCAAGTCAAAGCTAATAATGGCAAGTTACACCTAATTGGGCTTTGCTCTGACGGTGGTGTACATTCTCATATCGAGCATTTATTAGGTTTGATCGACTTAGCAAAGGCTCAGGGTATCCAAGATGTCTGTATCCATGCCATTACTGATGGTCGCGACACCTTGCCCCAGTCTGGAATTAACTTTATTAAGTTATTGCAAGCATATCTTCATAAAACTGGCACTGGGCGCATCGTTACTATTAGCGGTCGCTATTTTGTGATGGATCGTGACAAGCGTTGGGATCGAGTCCAAAAAGCCTATGAAGTCTTGACTAATGATCAAATCACAACTGAGCTAACTTCAGCAGTCGATGTGCTAGCTGCGGCTTATCAGGAAAAAATCACCGATGAGTTTTTGCCGCCAACAAGAATTGCTCATGGTGCGGTCGCTGCAGGTGATGGTGTCATTTGCTTTAATTTCCGACCCGATCGCTCCCGTGAGATCACTCAAGCATTTGTATCTCCAAACTTCACGGGATTTGAACGTGAGCGCATAGAGCCTCTTGCCTATGCCACCTTCACCCAGTACGACAGTTCACTATCGATCCCTGTTGCCTTCTTGCCCCAAAACTTGACTAATCTCCTAGGTCCAGTTGTAGCCAGTCATGGACTTAAGCAATTACGTCTAGCCGAAACTGAAAAATATGCCCATGTCACATATTTCTTTGATGGTGGTATGGAAGAAGCCAGCGAAGGTGATGATCGTATATTGGTCAATAGTCCAAGGGTATCGACCTATGACCAAGAGCCAGCTATGTCGGCAACTGAAGTAACCAGAATTGCTTCAGAGGCGATCGCCAAGCGGATTTATTCGCTGATCGTGATCAATTACGCGAATCCTGACATGGTTGGACATACTGGTAACTTTGAAGCAACCATCAAGGCTCTGGAACATGTAGATCGATGTTTGGGCAATCTCCTGTCTAGTATCGCGAATGCAGGTGGCACAGCTCTGATTACCGCCGATCATGGTAATGCGGAATGTATGTGGGATGAAGATGGCAATCCTTGGACAGCCCATTCCAGCAACCCTGTACCATTTATTCTGGTTGAGGGCGAAGGACGCAAGATTCATGGTCATGGTGCAGATGTCAAGCTCAAGCCCACAGGTGGTCGCCTTGCGGACATTGCACCAACTATTCTAGAAATCCTCCAAATTCCCAAACCTCCAGAAATGACTGGATTGTCTCTCTTGGAGCCAGCCAATTATGAAGTCAAAAAACTCAAAACACCAGTAAAAATCGGTAAATAA
- a CDS encoding aspartate kinase — protein sequence MALIVQKYGGSSVADADRIKAVRDRIKRTVDAGNQVVVVVSAMGKTTDGLVALAESVSATHAQTLEEIAAKERETDLLLATGEQVTIALLSMALQAVGQPAIAMNGSQVRVVTEPNHTRARILYVEPDQIKSELARGKVVVIAGFQGVAIDAATGLPSTEITTLGRGGSDTSAVAIAAAIEADVCEIYTDVPGILTTDPRIVPKAQMLDEITCDEMLELASLGAKVLHPRSVEIARNFGVKMCVRSSWLDDPGTVITSPRIGTGDLKTLEVNRFVENVSIDYDQVKIALLQIPDRPGIASQLFKPLAEQGVNVDLIIQAVQETEGVNDIAFTIPQNQLQLAELVTRSLEIGASSVTIDSNVAKISIIGVGMIGRPGVAAKMFSALAEAGVNIQMISTSEIKISCVIAATDGEAAIAALQKAFDVPVQTETSQEKNIGNANNPPVRGVALDRNRARIAVQKVPDRPGMAAQILEQLAEQNISLDMIVQSQSDRDVNEIAFTVAITDLAKAETALKQVATDLGYGEVSCDDDISKVSIVGSGMINQSGIAARMFGALADAGINIEMIATSEIKVSCVVRDNQAEQALKLIHQEFNLSGDRAIEVPSVLKK from the coding sequence ATGGCGCTAATAGTTCAAAAATATGGTGGCTCCTCCGTAGCCGATGCCGATCGCATTAAAGCAGTACGCGATCGCATTAAGCGGACAGTTGATGCGGGTAATCAAGTCGTAGTTGTAGTGTCGGCGATGGGCAAAACCACGGATGGTCTGGTTGCCCTTGCGGAATCTGTATCCGCAACCCATGCCCAAACCCTTGAAGAAATTGCTGCTAAAGAGCGTGAGACTGATCTGCTCTTGGCAACGGGTGAACAGGTAACGATCGCTTTGTTGAGTATGGCTCTGCAAGCAGTGGGTCAACCTGCGATCGCCATGAACGGTTCGCAAGTACGGGTAGTCACCGAGCCAAACCATACTCGCGCCAGAATTTTGTATGTAGAACCCGACCAAATTAAATCAGAGTTGGCTCGGGGTAAGGTTGTGGTGATCGCAGGTTTCCAAGGGGTGGCGATTGATGCAGCAACAGGTTTACCAAGTACAGAAATCACGACCTTAGGACGGGGTGGCTCGGATACTTCAGCAGTGGCGATCGCGGCGGCGATTGAGGCAGATGTTTGTGAGATTTATACCGATGTTCCGGGAATTCTCACCACCGATCCCCGCATTGTCCCCAAGGCGCAAATGCTCGATGAGATTACTTGCGATGAAATGTTAGAGCTGGCTAGCTTAGGTGCAAAGGTCTTGCATCCGCGATCGGTCGAAATTGCGCGGAACTTTGGCGTAAAAATGTGTGTGCGATCGAGTTGGCTCGATGATCCCGGGACAGTAATTACCTCACCCCGCATTGGGACAGGCGATTTGAAAACATTAGAAGTAAATCGTTTTGTGGAAAACGTTTCCATTGATTACGATCAAGTCAAAATTGCCCTCTTGCAAATCCCTGATCGTCCGGGGATCGCCTCGCAATTGTTCAAGCCCCTTGCTGAGCAAGGCGTAAATGTGGACTTGATCATCCAAGCGGTGCAAGAAACTGAGGGTGTTAATGATATAGCCTTTACGATTCCTCAAAATCAATTGCAGCTAGCGGAATTAGTCACCCGTAGCCTAGAGATTGGCGCAAGCTCAGTTACTATTGACTCCAATGTTGCCAAAATCAGCATTATTGGAGTTGGGATGATCGGTCGTCCGGGAGTTGCGGCCAAAATGTTCTCGGCACTGGCTGAGGCTGGAGTTAATATTCAGATGATCTCTACCTCGGAAATTAAAATTAGCTGTGTGATTGCCGCAACCGATGGCGAAGCGGCGATCGCTGCTCTCCAAAAAGCCTTTGATGTGCCTGTACAGACAGAAACCTCCCAAGAAAAAAACATCGGTAATGCCAATAACCCACCAGTGAGAGGCGTTGCCCTCGATCGCAATCGCGCCAGAATCGCTGTCCAAAAAGTACCTGATCGTCCGGGGATGGCGGCGCAGATCCTTGAGCAATTAGCTGAGCAAAATATTAGCTTAGACATGATCGTGCAGTCCCAGTCCGATCGCGATGTCAATGAGATTGCCTTTACAGTAGCAATTACGGATCTGGCTAAAGCAGAAACCGCACTGAAGCAGGTCGCGACCGATCTCGGTTATGGCGAAGTATCCTGTGATGACGATATTAGTAAAGTCAGCATCGTGGGGTCAGGGATGATCAATCAGTCTGGTATTGCTGCACGGATGTTTGGAGCATTAGCAGATGCAGGCATTAATATTGAGATGATCGCCACATCTGAAATTAAAGTTAGCTGTGTAGTACGCGATAATCAAGCGGAACAAGCACTAAAACTAATTCATCAAGAATTTAACCTTTCTGGCGATCGCGCGATCGAAGTTCCCAGTGTCTTGAAAAAGTAG
- the lepB gene encoding signal peptidase I gives MSSDNSSDRPDQSPVNPPSDPKQVPPAQERSLKTILADNLPTVTVAILLAVGVRIFVAEPRYIPSSSMEPTLLIDDRLIIDKLSFRWRKPERGEIIVFNPPNVPVVPDATKVYIKRVIGLPGDRISIHDGKVFINDAPLNEPYIAAPPNYTLPTQDDALCPNCFRPSNVQSGKDYPYFTVPNGKYWVMGDNRNNSLDSHAWGFMPEENIVGRAMFRYWPFDSRAGNLTVPKY, from the coding sequence ATGTCATCTGATAATTCTAGCGATCGCCCAGATCAGTCTCCAGTAAATCCGCCATCTGATCCGAAACAAGTGCCACCAGCACAGGAACGTTCGCTCAAAACTATTTTGGCGGACAATTTACCGACGGTGACAGTTGCGATCTTATTAGCGGTCGGAGTCCGAATATTTGTGGCAGAACCACGCTATATTCCCTCCAGCTCAATGGAGCCAACCTTATTAATTGACGATCGCCTAATTATTGATAAACTTTCCTTTCGCTGGCGCAAACCTGAACGTGGCGAAATCATTGTCTTTAATCCACCCAATGTTCCTGTAGTGCCTGATGCCACTAAGGTTTATATCAAGCGCGTCATTGGCTTACCAGGCGATCGCATTAGCATTCATGATGGCAAAGTCTTTATAAATGATGCGCCTCTAAATGAGCCATACATTGCTGCTCCACCAAATTACACCTTGCCGACCCAAGATGATGCCCTCTGTCCTAATTGCTTCCGTCCCTCTAATGTGCAATCAGGAAAGGATTATCCATATTTCACTGTCCCCAATGGTAAATATTGGGTGATGGGTGATAACCGCAATAACAGTTTGGATTCCCATGCGTGGGGCTTCATGCCAGAGGAAAATATCGTTGGGCGTGCGATGTTTCGCTACTGGCCCTTTGATAGTCGTGCGGGTAACTTGACTGTTCCTAAATATTAA
- the lepB gene encoding signal peptidase I: protein MSTENKLDSQVTVKPWWQQHGETIRIFAVALAIAIFLRAFIVEPRFIPSGSMEPTLQVGDRILVDKISQRWQEPQYGDILIFYPPATPATSDTSKAYIKRLIGVEGDRIAVKNGKVYRNGEALDESYIAEAPKYTMREVVVPKGHYWMMGDNRNHSNDSHIWGFLPKENVIGKATIRFFPFGDRLGAITTSK, encoded by the coding sequence ATGTCCACAGAAAATAAGCTCGATTCGCAAGTGACCGTCAAACCTTGGTGGCAACAACATGGTGAAACGATTCGGATTTTTGCTGTTGCCCTTGCGATCGCTATTTTCCTCCGTGCTTTTATCGTTGAGCCACGCTTCATTCCCTCTGGCTCAATGGAGCCGACTTTGCAAGTGGGCGATCGCATTTTAGTAGACAAAATTTCGCAACGTTGGCAAGAACCTCAATACGGCGATATTTTAATTTTCTATCCGCCTGCTACACCTGCAACCAGTGATACGAGCAAGGCTTACATTAAGCGATTGATCGGTGTGGAAGGCGATCGCATTGCGGTTAAGAATGGCAAGGTCTATCGCAATGGTGAAGCTCTTGATGAGTCCTATATTGCAGAAGCTCCAAAATATACGATGCGTGAAGTAGTCGTTCCCAAAGGTCATTACTGGATGATGGGCGACAATCGCAATCACAGTAATGATTCGCATATTTGGGGATTTTTACCAAAAGAAAATGTCATTGGTAAAGCAACTATTAGATTCTTTCCTTTTGGCGATCGGTTAGGTGCAATTACAACAAGTAAGTAA
- a CDS encoding DUF433 domain-containing protein yields MSTNESLLSRITFDRNILGGKPTIRGMRISVAMILELLSKGSAMQEILEDYPDLEIADIYAALLYAYRLVANEEIFERSVAS; encoded by the coding sequence ATGTCAACTAATGAATCCTTGTTATCAAGAATTACTTTTGACCGCAATATTTTGGGTGGTAAGCCCACAATTCGCGGTATGAGAATTTCTGTGGCGATGATTTTAGAGCTTTTGTCTAAGGGATCGGCAATGCAGGAAATTTTGGAGGATTATCCAGATTTAGAAATTGCTGATATTTATGCAGCATTACTCTATGCCTATCGTCTAGTAGCTAATGAGGAAATTTTTGAAAGGTCGGTTGCATCATAG
- a CDS encoding DUF5615 family PIN-like protein, which yields MRFLLDMNASGALLSLLLDSGHDVVCVRDVDRKMSDSEILNWAVRERRIIITTDSDFEQMIWLQARQHCGVLRLENLPRSERMSLFEEVLSSYGQDLEAGAVVIASKQKIRIRRS from the coding sequence ATGAGATTTTTACTTGATATGAATGCAAGTGGAGCTTTATTGAGTTTATTGCTGGATTCTGGTCATGATGTTGTTTGTGTACGCGATGTTGATCGCAAAATGAGTGATAGTGAGATTCTGAATTGGGCGGTAAGAGAAAGACGCATTATCATTACGACGGATTCTGATTTTGAGCAAATGATTTGGCTACAGGCAAGACAACATTGTGGAGTTTTAAGATTGGAAAATTTGCCTCGCTCAGAAAGAATGTCACTATTTGAAGAAGTACTGTCTAGTTATGGTCAAGATTTAGAAGCTGGAGCCGTTGTGATTGCTTCAAAACAAAAAATTCGGATTCGTAGAAGCTAA
- the gcvT gene encoding glycine cleavage system aminomethyltransferase GcvT: MSNSLKRTPLYDLHVSSGARLVEFGGWEMPVQYKGIIAEHNAVRSQVGMFDVSHMGKFAISGEGVLETLNKLVPSNLGRVKVGQALYTVLLNEQGGIIDDVIFYHHEPDGDRENWSVIVNASTTEKDKAWLQQHLGDRLVDNSASQTLIAVQGKTAIATLQELVGADLMKLPRLRFGHTYTEVLGVRSFVARTGYTGEDGCEIMTDIETGKALWQKLLNLGVVPCGLGCRDTLRLEAGMHLYGQDMNDSTTPWEADINWIIHLKEKGEFYGRAVLEDQKQNGVPRKLVGLELEGRNIARHDYPIRFEGETVGIVTSGTMSPTLGKAIAFGYVPPHLAKMGQIVQVQIRDKEFPAKVVKRNFL, from the coding sequence ATGAGCAACTCTCTCAAGCGCACCCCTTTGTATGATCTTCATGTTAGCTCTGGTGCGCGATTAGTAGAATTTGGTGGGTGGGAGATGCCCGTGCAGTACAAAGGCATCATTGCCGAACATAATGCCGTGCGATCGCAGGTGGGGATGTTTGATGTGTCCCACATGGGTAAATTTGCCATTTCTGGGGAAGGCGTTCTCGAAACCTTAAACAAACTTGTGCCATCGAACTTAGGTCGAGTCAAGGTAGGACAGGCTCTATATACAGTCTTACTCAATGAGCAAGGTGGGATTATCGATGATGTGATTTTTTATCACCATGAGCCAGATGGCGATCGCGAAAATTGGTCAGTAATTGTCAATGCTTCCACCACCGAAAAGGATAAGGCATGGTTACAACAACATTTAGGCGATCGCTTAGTTGATAACTCCGCATCTCAAACATTAATTGCTGTACAGGGAAAAACTGCGATCGCCACTTTGCAGGAGCTAGTCGGTGCGGACTTGATGAAATTACCCAGACTGCGCTTTGGGCATACCTATACAGAAGTACTAGGCGTTCGTAGCTTCGTAGCACGCACAGGCTACACAGGCGAAGATGGCTGCGAAATTATGACCGATATCGAAACTGGTAAGGCACTTTGGCAAAAACTTCTCAACCTCGGTGTTGTTCCTTGCGGATTAGGTTGTCGCGATACCCTGCGACTCGAAGCAGGAATGCACCTTTATGGGCAGGACATGAACGATAGCACTACACCTTGGGAAGCGGATATCAATTGGATTATTCATCTCAAAGAGAAGGGAGAATTCTACGGACGTGCTGTTCTTGAAGATCAAAAACAGAATGGAGTGCCTCGTAAATTAGTTGGTTTGGAATTGGAAGGTCGCAATATTGCTCGTCATGATTATCCGATTCGCTTTGAAGGCGAAACTGTGGGGATCGTCACCAGTGGCACGATGTCACCAACATTAGGAAAGGCGATCGCCTTTGGTTATGTACCACCCCATCTCGCCAAGATGGGGCAAATCGTCCAAGTCCAAATCCGTGACAAAGAATTTCCTGCCAAGGTAGTTAAGCGTAACTTTTTGTAA
- a CDS encoding geranylgeranyl reductase family protein, with protein MYDCIVVGAGPSGGSASYHLAKRGRSVLLLEKESLPRYKPCGGGVSPMVQEWFDFDFSPAVALTVSNIRYTWQMGDPELVELTTKEPVWMVRRDVFDHYLVQQAQKLGVELRDNTGVTGIEWKSDRWLVKTENDVFEAKYVIAADGAKGTMAKWLGFKERKRRMGAALEVEAPHSAPDVSAAHFDFGSVQNGYIWNFPKPDGYSIGAGTFLGGEKQNLKELGAAYAEKFGIDITSIKQYGHPLCLWDGNQPLHTQNALLTGESACIVDPFTAEGIRPSLLTGMFAGQAIDEAIGGNNDALKQYTQRVHEEWGEDMVWAQRIANIFYRIPSFGYKMGVKRPSASQRMGKILCGELRYRDVAGAAVKRLTKGLMGIK; from the coding sequence ATGTACGACTGCATTGTTGTGGGAGCAGGTCCATCTGGTGGTTCAGCATCCTATCATTTGGCAAAACGAGGACGTTCGGTTTTGTTACTCGAAAAAGAAAGCCTGCCTCGATACAAGCCTTGTGGTGGTGGCGTTTCGCCGATGGTACAAGAGTGGTTTGACTTTGACTTTTCGCCAGCAGTTGCATTGACCGTCAGCAATATTCGCTACACATGGCAAATGGGCGATCCTGAACTGGTGGAACTAACTACCAAAGAACCAGTGTGGATGGTGCGCCGCGATGTCTTTGATCATTATCTCGTCCAGCAAGCCCAAAAATTAGGCGTAGAACTCCGCGACAATACTGGCGTTACAGGAATTGAATGGAAAAGCGATCGCTGGTTAGTCAAAACTGAAAATGATGTCTTTGAAGCTAAGTATGTAATTGCTGCCGATGGAGCAAAAGGCACAATGGCGAAATGGCTAGGATTTAAAGAAAGAAAACGCCGCATGGGAGCCGCCCTCGAAGTCGAAGCGCCTCACTCTGCGCCCGATGTGAGTGCCGCCCATTTTGATTTTGGTTCTGTCCAAAATGGTTATATCTGGAACTTCCCTAAACCTGACGGTTATTCCATTGGTGCAGGTACATTCCTTGGTGGTGAGAAGCAAAATCTTAAAGAGCTTGGTGCTGCCTACGCGGAAAAGTTTGGCATTGATATCACTTCCATTAAGCAATATGGGCATCCTCTCTGTTTATGGGATGGAAACCAACCGCTACACACCCAAAATGCTCTCCTCACTGGTGAATCGGCATGTATTGTCGATCCCTTTACTGCCGAAGGAATCCGTCCTTCCTTGTTAACAGGCATGTTTGCAGGGCAAGCGATCGATGAAGCGATCGGCGGTAATAATGATGCTCTAAAGCAATATACCCAGAGAGTCCATGAAGAATGGGGTGAAGATATGGTGTGGGCACAGCGCATTGCCAATATTTTCTATCGCATTCCCAGTTTCGGTTACAAAATGGGAGTGAAGCGCCCCAGTGCTAGTCAACGTATGGGTAAGATTCTCTGTGGTGAGTTGCGTTATCGCGATGTTGCAGGGGCTGCGGTGAAGCGCCTCACGAAAGGATTAATGGGTATAAAATAA
- a CDS encoding glycosyltransferase family 4 protein produces MNKKYRLLFLSTPVGALGSGIGGGVELTLQNAAKALMAKGHEVEIVAPEGSVTNVTKLTPIAGNSQVSAQTQVGTDMVVLPQDSVLENMWSYAREVQDQFDLLFNFAYDWLPLYLTPFFHRPIAHWISMSSLSPVIDAMVSKTVKLCPQAIAVNTRACANTFSDGDRLMIMGKGIDVTQYNFVAKPEQPSLAWVGRISPEKGLEDAAETAQATGLPLRVFGLIQDQAYWQQIQTDFPKAEIHYEGFLSTHELQQKLGQSSALLMTPRWIEAFGNAAIEAFACGVPVISYRSGGLTEIVRHGKTGFLVDMGSVAGLIKAVSQLDQIDRLVCRQQLEAEYSLEVWGDRLEKWFEQLITNYKI; encoded by the coding sequence ATGAATAAAAAATATCGGTTACTGTTTTTATCTACTCCCGTAGGTGCATTAGGTTCTGGAATTGGGGGCGGCGTAGAATTAACTCTTCAGAATGCAGCTAAGGCACTCATGGCAAAAGGTCATGAAGTGGAAATAGTTGCTCCTGAAGGTTCTGTTACCAATGTCACGAAACTAACCCCAATAGCAGGCAATAGCCAAGTTTCCGCCCAAACTCAAGTCGGAACAGATATGGTCGTATTGCCCCAAGATTCTGTTCTCGAAAATATGTGGAGTTACGCGAGAGAAGTCCAAGATCAGTTTGATTTATTATTCAATTTTGCCTACGATTGGCTACCTCTATATCTCACACCATTCTTCCATCGCCCGATCGCCCATTGGATTAGTATGTCATCCCTCTCGCCTGTGATCGATGCGATGGTCAGCAAAACAGTCAAGCTTTGTCCTCAGGCGATCGCTGTCAATACTCGAGCCTGCGCTAATACCTTTAGCGATGGCGATCGCTTGATGATTATGGGCAAAGGCATTGATGTCACCCAATACAATTTTGTGGCAAAGCCTGAACAACCTAGTCTGGCATGGGTAGGACGCATCTCTCCTGAAAAGGGACTAGAGGATGCCGCCGAAACTGCTCAAGCGACAGGTTTACCACTACGAGTATTTGGACTCATTCAAGATCAAGCCTATTGGCAACAGATTCAAACCGATTTCCCGAAGGCAGAAATCCATTATGAAGGATTTTTATCTACCCATGAGTTACAGCAAAAACTAGGTCAATCGAGTGCTTTGTTAATGACACCACGCTGGATCGAGGCTTTTGGTAATGCGGCGATCGAGGCGTTTGCCTGTGGAGTACCTGTGATTTCCTATCGTAGCGGTGGACTGACGGAAATTGTGCGCCACGGTAAGACAGGATTTCTTGTGGATATGGGAAGTGTCGCAGGATTGATTAAGGCAGTTTCTCAGTTAGATCAAATCGATCGCTTAGTCTGTCGTCAGCAATTAGAAGCGGAATATTCCCTAGAAGTCTGGGGTGATCGCTTAGAGAAATGGTTTGAGCAACTCATCACCAACTACAAAATTTAG